In Nematostella vectensis chromosome 3, jaNemVect1.1, whole genome shotgun sequence, the genomic window GACGGCACTGGGACATTGACCAACCCTTACACCTGTATCAACGTGACATCAAATCATCCAGGGATTTTTGTTAATAGGAGCATATCACTGATTGGTTACAATTTTCCAGTGTTCATTGAATGTGGACATGAGCAAGGATTAACATTTGAAGCAAAGAGTGGCAGTGATTTGTTGGTTAAGCTGGCTGGTTTGGTGCTTCTTAACAGCTTGATAAAAGTGGTGGACTCTTCAATTGATATTGACAACTGCCAATTTCTTGGAGACAAACAGCCAATCAGTGTAATGCAAGACACACAGTCAATCCAGATAACAGTATCTAATTCCACTTGCATGAATACACCCTCTTTTTTATCAGTTGAGATAAAGGGTAGAAACGTTTCTGGGAGTAATGTTCAAGTGAAAATATCTGACTCAAACATTCAGGGATTAAAGAGCTTCTACCCAACCCCGCCTCCAACAGCTCTGATGGTCCAATCAACAAATAACCATCTCACACCAGAGTTAATTTCTTTTGACATTCATCTTCAAAATGTCAGTTTTGTTAGCAATATGCTTTCCACTAATGGTCTCATCTATGTGAACCTCAAGGGAGTTTTATGCAATATCAAAATTGATAAAGTGCTCTTCACCAAATCGAAGCACATAGCAAGGAGTGGGATTGTTCGTATAATAGGACCAAACCAGTTGAATGTCCTGATCACAAATATCATATCCATGTCAAATCCATATTTGCAATGTATCTACCTGGACTCTCCATCTGGGAATGCCACTGTTAGAATAAATAACAGCTCATTCACAGATCACAAAAGCCTTGGAGGTGGAGCTGTTCTTTATATCAACTCACTATATGAAGCCAAATTAAAAGTAGAAAGCTCTACTTTCAAAAGGAATATTGCTGAAGgctcatcatcatcaaggGGAGGATGTTTCAGTGTAACTGGTCAAACAGTGACAGCAATTATTGAGGATTCAGAATTTTTTGAATGTAGTGGGATTGCAGCATCGGGTGTTGGTGACTTTACTGCGGTGGGAACACTAACAGTAGTTTTGAATAGTTCACGAGTCAATGGATGCTCGACACAGGGAGTTGGAGGTGTATTGGGTTGCCATGGGCACACTGTAAACATGTCAATCAAGAATACTAGTATAACCAAAAGTAGGGCAGTTGGACCAGGTGGTTTTATTGCCATTGGAGAAGGACTTGGAGGCATGTGTGTAAATGTTGATATAGAATTAGACAGTGTTTTTGTAAGTGAATGTTTTTCTATTTCTGGTTGGGGTGGATTCATTGCTGCAGCTTTCTATGGCCAAGGTCCATTAAGAATTTCAAACTGTGTGTTTAAATCCATCAGTGCCTATGGCCCAGGGGGTGTAATATCTGCCAAAGAGGAGGGGCACCTACTTGTGTATCTGTCAAATACCACATTACAAGATTGCTATACTCCTGCCATGGGTGGAATGCTATTTGCAAATAACGTTGACATTGTCATCCACGATtgtgtttttcaaaataattcGGCGAAGGGGGGGCCAGGTGGAGTTTGTTATCTAGACAATTTAAAAACGTTATCTATCACAATTACAGATTCTATCTTCATGTCAGACACTTCAATCTATCCTGGCGGAGCAATCTATGCAGACTTGCCTTTAAACCAAGCACGCGTGAACATAAGCAATTCAACATTTACAAATTGTACCGGTCGTGTTGGGGGTGCTGTGTCTTTGACTCTAGGAAGCCAGTCCAATGTCACTATATCGTCTTGCAAGTTTGTGAACAATTCATCCCCAACAGCGCCTGGAGGGGGGATATATATTGAAACAGCTGGTGATAAGCTTGTAGATGCAGGGTGCGTCCGCAAAAGCTCCACCCATGTCAAATACCGGAAATGGATGCACTCCAGCCTGATCCGAATTCTTGATACCGAGTTTATAGGAAATGTAGCTTTGCTGGGAGGTGCATGCTACTTTGCGCAAGGCGAAGTGCATCTTCAGCGATGTCGATTTGTTGACAATTTCGCTTCCGCCGGAAGTGGTCATGTAGAGATTCATGAAGATTCCACAGGTGTGGTTGTCTTAGATTCCAGGTTCCAACAAAACCGGAACACCAAGTATCATCAGGGAGTGACTTATTCAACAGCAACCTTTATCTCAACGGAAAGTACTGCTCCGATAGTGTTTCAGAACACGACCTTGGATCTTAGAACTATGGGAGAGTCGGACACCATCTTACGATTCTCCAAAGGAGGGGAGGTAGAGTTTAATGATTCCATGATATACTGTCCTATCGGAAGCAGTTTGACTGTGTTTAACTTCACCAACAAAATCACCCAGAACTGCACTATATGGATCACAAGCCTCCAGTTCGAttgtcacgcatgcgcaaatgGGCTCTACAGCCTGCTGCGAGGTCATAGTAACGGCACTGCCCCGACCAGCGG contains:
- the LOC5522299 gene encoding uncharacterized protein LOC5522299 encodes the protein MLNTATSPRHPIVLLVLCSSAVLQIAAASDTVYVSRSGHDTPDCGRQGSPCASIFMAVSHAQGIGSFVYIDGTGTLTNPYTCINVTSNHPGIFVNRSISLIGYNFPVFIECGHEQGLTFEAKSGSDLLVKLAGLVLLNSLIKVVDSSIDIDNCQFLGDKQPISVMQDTQSIQITVSNSTCMNTPSFLSVEIKGRNVSGSNVQVKISDSNIQGLKSFYPTPPPTALMVQSTNNHLTPELISFDIHLQNVSFVSNMLSTNGLIYVNLKGVLCNIKIDKVLFTKSKHIARSGIVRIIGPNQLNVLITNIISMSNPYLQCIYLDSPSGNATVRINNSSFTDHKSLGGGAVLYINSLYEAKLKVESSTFKRNIAEGSSSSRGGCFSVTGQTVTAIIEDSEFFECSGIAASGVGDFTAVGTLTVVLNSSRVNGCSTQGVGGVLGCHGHTVNMSIKNTSITKSRAVGPGGFIAIGEGLGGMCVNVDIELDSVFVSECFSISGWGGFIAAAFYGQGPLRISNCVFKSISAYGPGGVISAKEEGHLLVYLSNTTLQDCYTPAMGGMLFANNVDIVIHDCVFQNNSAKGGPGGVCYLDNLKTLSITITDSIFMSDTSIYPGGAIYADLPLNQARVNISNSTFTNCTGRVGGAVSLTLGSQSNVTISSCKFVNNSSPTAPGGGIYIETAGDKLVDAGCVRKSSTHVKYRKWMHSSLIRILDTEFIGNVALLGGACYFAQGEVHLQRCRFVDNFASAGSGHVEIHEDSTGVVVLDSRFQQNRNTKYHQGVTYSTATFISTESTAPIVFQNTTLDLRTMGESDTILRFSKGGEVEFNDSMIYCPIGSSLTVFNFTNKITQNCTIWITSLQFDCHACANGLYSLLRGHSNGTAPTSGLQCLSCPFGASCAGYIKANDGFFGYPVQDFPPALNFTVCPVGYCKSPPPYSTMYNACSGSRSGTLCGVCNQGYTETLLSSECMPREACTDTWFWGVAIVFSLLMALYLIVKPPVFGFLLRHIFWVRFQLRDEACVTHDKTCVTHDVSKYPGVTYDKGYLKILFYFYQVASLLLVSKSCGSLASNLLMRPILGLFNFQLHLSSNGSLCPFPGLNAVTKQLFMASQVVAVLLMVLLWFIVHRALRAITKRPPPSNGPYLGAVIETLLLGYAVLATTSLKLLQCVPLSTRPRLFIQGEVPCYQWWQYTLMGFVCVNLVPFVVYLAFCSRWLDKGTISASELVAGCILPLPYLSYRLLRHLFGYSHNLNGTYTDATWKPSVERVLYGPFLHPIAPSGGVKYWESVLIGRRLVLITIYVSITDALTRQIALNLVCMLILFHHSLVRPFRDLKANVAEAVSLLCLVIIALANVLPACFISLGQEPRGRFRSLIAACDWLEVSLLAIVPILFLLMAVISVLSQVLRLIWIVLSFLCCKLWKNKEPQPLLEVTNHNEDSVGS